A window of the Corynebacterium minutissimum genome harbors these coding sequences:
- a CDS encoding AI-2E family transporter: MSQNTGDATASDAQHTEASDAVAKPINEEATLHPSETDDKSRVLGRDAISLAKICLIFIIVVAGVGLAGYLLKFIWVGLLPVILAILVCTVLFPVTAWLRGKKFPRALAAITTLLGFLAIIGGVFAAMAPVVSTQGAALVNQAEDGLNKLVVMAKDLPFEIDAAKVQEVLDDAMAFIKGQASQIATGVISGVSMASSIVMALAIMLFVSFFILKDGDKFLPWLRTYTGYSAGWHATELLTRVWNTLSGFIQAQAAVAAVDGLLIGLGLWALQVPLALVIGVVTFFASFIPVIGAVTAGALAVIIALVSDGLTKALLALLLIIVVQQVEGNVLQPMLQSKAMGLHAAMVLLSVTVGSALAGIIGAFLAVPVAATIAVVFRYHQEMASLRAGEIAAKNIKISTTEGHDTVMKLFEHLEASGAR; the protein is encoded by the coding sequence ATGAGTCAAAACACCGGTGATGCCACCGCTTCGGACGCCCAGCACACTGAGGCCTCCGACGCGGTGGCGAAGCCCATCAATGAAGAAGCCACCCTTCACCCCTCAGAAACCGACGACAAGTCCCGTGTCCTCGGCCGCGATGCCATTTCCCTGGCGAAGATCTGCCTGATCTTCATCATCGTGGTCGCAGGCGTGGGCCTGGCCGGCTACCTGCTGAAATTCATTTGGGTGGGCCTCCTGCCCGTGATCCTTGCCATCCTGGTCTGCACGGTACTTTTCCCGGTGACCGCCTGGCTGCGGGGCAAGAAATTCCCCCGCGCCCTAGCCGCCATCACCACCCTGCTCGGCTTCCTGGCCATCATCGGCGGTGTCTTCGCCGCGATGGCACCGGTCGTGTCCACGCAAGGCGCGGCTCTGGTCAATCAGGCCGAGGACGGTCTGAACAAGCTCGTCGTCATGGCTAAGGATCTCCCCTTCGAGATTGATGCGGCGAAGGTGCAGGAAGTGCTTGATGACGCCATGGCGTTCATCAAGGGCCAGGCCTCCCAGATCGCTACCGGCGTCATTTCTGGTGTCTCCATGGCCAGCTCCATCGTCATGGCCTTGGCCATCATGCTGTTCGTGTCCTTCTTCATCCTCAAGGACGGCGATAAATTCCTGCCGTGGCTGCGCACCTACACCGGCTACTCCGCCGGCTGGCACGCCACTGAGCTGCTGACCCGCGTGTGGAATACGCTGTCCGGTTTCATCCAGGCCCAGGCTGCCGTGGCGGCTGTCGACGGCCTCCTCATCGGCCTCGGCCTCTGGGCCCTGCAGGTCCCGCTGGCCCTGGTTATCGGCGTGGTGACTTTCTTCGCCAGCTTCATCCCCGTCATCGGTGCGGTGACCGCAGGCGCCTTGGCCGTCATCATTGCACTGGTGTCCGACGGCCTCACCAAGGCCCTTCTTGCCCTGCTGCTCATCATCGTGGTCCAGCAGGTGGAGGGCAACGTCCTCCAGCCGATGCTCCAGTCGAAGGCCATGGGCCTACACGCTGCCATGGTGCTGCTCTCCGTCACGGTCGGCTCCGCCCTCGCCGGCATCATCGGCGCTTTCCTTGCCGTACCGGTCGCCGCCACCATTGCCGTCGTCTTCCGCTACCACCAGGAGATGGCCAGCCTTCGCGCCGGCGAGATCGCAGCTAAGAACATCAAGATCTCCACCACCGAGGGCCATGACACCGTCATGAAGCTCTTCGAGCACCTTGAGGCCAGCGGCGCCCGCTAG
- a CDS encoding nucleosidase yields MENVLFVAAVDAEASHVPEGAPLLITGIGTVPAAIELTNALASAEVLPERVINIGTAGALVDDLSGVFEISHVRKHDFHLDVLSDVSRYLLPEVIELETSGKLPTASLATGDSFISDTPTRTRLAQDSELCDMEGYAIAAVCRKFGVPCTLLKQVSDTANEESYGTWASVLDRAAEELAEAFGTVTAD; encoded by the coding sequence ATGGAGAATGTCTTGTTTGTTGCCGCCGTTGACGCTGAAGCCTCTCACGTCCCGGAAGGCGCGCCGCTGCTCATCACGGGGATCGGCACGGTTCCCGCCGCGATTGAGCTGACGAACGCGCTGGCCTCGGCTGAGGTGCTGCCGGAGCGCGTCATCAACATTGGTACTGCGGGCGCGCTTGTCGACGACCTCTCTGGCGTCTTCGAGATCTCCCACGTGAGAAAGCACGACTTCCATTTGGACGTGCTCAGCGATGTCTCCCGCTATCTCCTTCCGGAGGTCATCGAGCTGGAGACCTCCGGTAAGTTGCCCACGGCGTCGCTGGCGACGGGTGATTCCTTTATCTCCGATACCCCAACCCGCACGCGCCTTGCCCAGGATTCCGAGCTGTGCGACATGGAAGGCTATGCCATCGCGGCGGTGTGCCGGAAGTTTGGTGTGCCGTGCACGTTGCTCAAGCAGGTCTCGGACACCGCCAATGAGGAGTCCTATGGCACGTGGGCGTCTGTGCTGGACCGCGCGGCGGAAGAACTGGCCGAGGCTTTCGGCACGGTCACCGCAGATTAG
- a CDS encoding LppP/LprE family lipoprotein — MFTPRAFAGAALLCLPLIACSSPEEVQASPVAEVCGVRNAQAAVNANIAQVPQWNGHNWKVVDSSHFDPCADLSWQTISVEGGTASSPHHIMLFHKGHYLGTATAEPYGFFPSIEQVNGNEISVTYHWPQAGDANAAPTGQTHAGFRWDAAQQKVIMNGDVPPKA, encoded by the coding sequence ATGTTCACACCACGAGCTTTCGCCGGAGCAGCACTACTCTGCCTCCCCCTTATCGCCTGCAGCAGCCCCGAAGAAGTCCAAGCCAGCCCCGTCGCTGAAGTCTGCGGGGTAAGAAACGCCCAAGCGGCTGTCAACGCCAACATCGCGCAGGTTCCGCAGTGGAATGGCCACAACTGGAAGGTTGTCGATAGCTCCCACTTCGACCCGTGCGCGGATCTGAGCTGGCAGACCATTTCCGTCGAGGGCGGCACTGCCTCCTCGCCGCACCACATCATGCTCTTCCACAAGGGCCACTACCTCGGCACCGCGACCGCTGAGCCCTATGGCTTCTTCCCCAGCATCGAGCAGGTCAACGGTAACGAGATTTCCGTGACCTACCACTGGCCACAGGCAGGCGACGCCAATGCCGCGCCAACGGGCCAGACCCATGCCGGCTTCCGATGGGACGCCGCCCAGCAGAAGGTCATCATGAACGGCGATGTTCCCCCGAAGGCCTAG
- a CDS encoding LppP/LprE family lipoprotein, whose protein sequence is MLRRSCALVGAALLCLPLASCSGDAAQDNSPTFDTVHNSATDNAPDDTESTDDPEAPTAGASPTLPAEAPAEEEDAESCETIDAHAAYESGIGTIPPWQDNNWTLVDFSQFDPCAELSWQIITIERGTASSPYHIMLFHKGDYLGTATAEPYGFFPTVEQVSGTEIAVTYHWPREGEANAEHTGTTEAGFRWDDAQQKVIMSGDVPPGS, encoded by the coding sequence ATGTTGAGGCGTAGCTGTGCACTTGTGGGCGCTGCCCTTCTCTGCCTCCCGCTCGCCTCCTGCTCCGGCGACGCGGCGCAGGATAATTCGCCAACGTTCGATACCGTCCACAACAGCGCGACGGACAACGCTCCGGATGACACGGAGAGCACCGATGACCCCGAAGCACCGACCGCGGGCGCCTCGCCGACGCTTCCTGCTGAGGCCCCGGCAGAAGAAGAGGACGCAGAATCCTGCGAGACTATTGACGCCCACGCGGCCTATGAATCAGGAATCGGCACGATTCCTCCGTGGCAGGACAACAACTGGACGCTGGTGGATTTCTCACAGTTCGATCCTTGTGCGGAGCTGAGCTGGCAGATCATCACTATCGAGCGCGGAACGGCCTCTTCGCCTTACCACATCATGCTCTTCCACAAGGGCGACTACCTGGGCACCGCGACCGCCGAGCCCTACGGTTTCTTCCCCACCGTCGAGCAAGTCAGCGGCACTGAGATTGCTGTGACCTACCACTGGCCGCGCGAGGGCGAAGCCAATGCGGAACACACCGGAACTACGGAGGCCGGCTTCCGCTGGGACGACGCCCAGCAGAAGGTCATCATGAGCGGCGACGTCCCGCCGGGAAGCTAA
- a CDS encoding sulfate adenylyltransferase subunit 1 translates to MSNVSALKQRDTLRLCTAGSVDDGKSTFVGRLLYDTKSVLADQVESMERSSADRGFDGMDLSLLVDGLRAEREQGITIDVAYRYFATDKRTFILADTPGHVQYTRNTVTGMSTSQVVVLLIDARHGVVEQTRRHLNVAALLGVRHVVLGVNKIDLVDYDEATFRSIEYEFSELAARLGLSDSVAIPISALKGDNVVERSTNMDWYSGPTVLDVLETVPVATGRADDLDFRFPIQYVIREHASDYRGYAGRVKAGHVAVGDTVKTPGGRSTTVTGIDTADGPLAEGKQATAGDSVVLLLADDIDLARGDLLAGSQRPEAVREFAATAVVLTDKDLTPGQMLKLRYGTDLVKARIASVDRILDLDGVADDESPEKASLNDIAYVTIQTQTELPVEDYAARGAVGNFLLIDASSGNTLAAGFVGQRLR, encoded by the coding sequence ATGAGCAACGTTTCCGCGCTTAAGCAGCGCGACACCCTCCGCCTGTGCACCGCTGGCTCCGTCGATGACGGCAAGTCCACCTTTGTCGGCCGCCTGCTCTATGACACCAAGTCCGTGCTGGCGGACCAGGTGGAATCCATGGAGCGCTCCTCCGCCGACCGCGGCTTTGACGGTATGGACCTCTCGCTGCTTGTCGACGGCCTCCGCGCCGAGCGCGAGCAGGGTATTACCATCGATGTGGCCTACCGCTACTTCGCCACTGATAAGCGCACTTTCATCCTCGCCGATACCCCGGGACATGTGCAGTACACGCGCAATACGGTCACCGGCATGTCGACGTCCCAGGTGGTGGTGCTGCTTATCGACGCCCGCCATGGCGTCGTCGAGCAAACCCGCCGCCACCTCAACGTCGCAGCGCTCTTGGGTGTGCGCCACGTGGTGCTGGGCGTGAACAAGATTGACTTGGTGGACTATGACGAGGCCACCTTCCGCTCCATTGAGTATGAGTTCTCCGAACTCGCCGCGCGCCTGGGGCTTAGCGATTCGGTGGCTATTCCGATTTCTGCGCTTAAGGGCGACAACGTCGTGGAGCGCTCCACGAACATGGACTGGTACTCCGGGCCGACCGTCCTGGATGTTTTGGAGACCGTCCCCGTGGCAACCGGGCGCGCCGATGACTTGGACTTCCGTTTCCCCATTCAGTACGTCATCCGTGAGCACGCCTCCGATTATCGCGGCTATGCCGGCCGCGTGAAGGCCGGTCACGTGGCGGTGGGGGATACCGTGAAAACACCGGGCGGGCGTTCCACCACCGTAACGGGTATCGATACCGCTGATGGCCCGCTCGCTGAAGGCAAGCAGGCCACGGCTGGGGATTCCGTCGTGCTGTTGTTGGCTGATGACATCGATCTTGCTCGCGGTGATCTCCTCGCCGGCTCGCAGCGCCCCGAGGCGGTCCGCGAGTTCGCCGCGACTGCGGTCGTGCTTACCGACAAGGACCTCACACCAGGCCAGATGCTCAAGCTGCGCTACGGCACCGACCTGGTCAAGGCCCGTATCGCGTCGGTGGATCGCATCCTCGACCTCGACGGTGTGGCCGACGACGAGTCGCCGGAGAAGGCCTCGCTCAACGACATCGCCTACGTCACCATCCAGACCCAGACGGAGCTGCCGGTGGAGGACTATGCCGCGCGTGGCGCGGTGGGCAACTTCTTGCTCATCGATGCCTCCAGCGGCAACACGCTGGCCGCAGGGTTTGTGGGCCAGCGGCTACGTTAA
- the cysD gene encoding sulfate adenylyltransferase subunit CysD produces MTLSPHLKDLENESLHILREVAGQFDKVGLLFSGGKDSVVVFELARRAFAPATVPFELIHVDTGHNFPEVIEFRDRLIEESGARLHVALVQDWIDRGELQERPDGTRNPLQSVPLVETIAERGYDAVLGGARRDEERARAKERIFSIRDSFGGWDPRRQRPELWDLYNGGKMAGENVRVFPISNWTESDIWEYIGARNLELPSIYYSHQREVFKRNGMWLTPGEWGGPREDESLETRTVRYRTVGDMSCTGAVDSTASTTDEILAEISVSTLSERGATRADDKLSESAMEDRKKEGYF; encoded by the coding sequence ATGACTCTTTCACCACACCTTAAAGACTTAGAGAACGAATCCCTCCACATCCTGCGCGAAGTCGCCGGGCAATTCGACAAGGTAGGACTGCTCTTTTCCGGCGGCAAGGACTCCGTCGTCGTCTTCGAGCTCGCCCGCCGCGCCTTTGCCCCCGCCACCGTGCCGTTTGAGCTCATCCACGTCGATACCGGCCACAACTTCCCGGAGGTCATCGAGTTCCGCGACCGCCTCATTGAGGAATCCGGCGCCCGCCTGCATGTGGCCCTGGTCCAGGACTGGATTGACCGCGGCGAGCTCCAGGAGCGCCCCGACGGCACCCGCAACCCGCTGCAGTCCGTGCCGCTCGTGGAGACTATCGCGGAGCGCGGCTACGACGCCGTCCTGGGCGGCGCGCGCCGCGACGAGGAACGCGCCCGCGCCAAGGAGCGCATCTTCTCCATCCGCGATTCCTTCGGCGGCTGGGACCCGCGTCGCCAGCGCCCCGAGCTGTGGGACCTCTACAACGGCGGCAAGATGGCCGGCGAAAACGTGCGCGTGTTCCCCATTTCTAACTGGACCGAGTCCGATATTTGGGAGTACATCGGCGCCCGCAACCTGGAGCTGCCGTCCATCTACTATTCCCACCAGCGCGAGGTGTTCAAGCGCAACGGCATGTGGCTGACCCCGGGCGAGTGGGGCGGGCCCCGCGAGGACGAGTCGCTGGAGACCCGGACTGTGCGCTACCGCACCGTAGGTGACATGTCCTGCACCGGCGCGGTGGATTCCACGGCTTCCACGACGGATGAGATCCTCGCCGAGATTTCTGTGTCTACCCTCTCCGAGCGGGGTGCTACCCGCGCCGACGACAAACTCTCTGAGTCCGCCATGGAGGACCGCAAGAAGGAAGGCTACTTCTGA
- a CDS encoding phosphoadenylyl-sulfate reductase translates to MTEPTNLLDRGDYRDPSISPEGTRDTAPLDPSVAQRNQELVDAWADKLYDASAETITEWAAEHAPGRLAVTMSMENTVLAELVHRAHLDADLLFIDTGWHFEETLGVAGDVAKRYADLPLVRVLPILSPEEQDKIYGPRLYARDVAAYNRMRKVEPLNMAMDPYVGWVTGLRRADSEHRATAPALSLDRTGRLKISPIITWDLDQTDKYIKDHDLIIHPLTLQGYRSIGCAPLTFPVGEGEDARSGRVFADGKTECGLHE, encoded by the coding sequence ATGACCGAACCGACCAACCTGCTGGACCGCGGCGACTACCGCGACCCCAGCATCAGCCCCGAGGGCACACGAGACACCGCACCGCTCGACCCCTCAGTGGCACAGCGCAACCAAGAACTCGTCGACGCCTGGGCCGACAAACTGTACGACGCCTCCGCCGAGACCATCACCGAATGGGCCGCCGAGCACGCGCCGGGCCGGCTTGCAGTGACGATGTCTATGGAAAACACCGTCCTCGCAGAGCTCGTTCACCGCGCCCACCTCGACGCCGACCTGCTCTTCATCGATACTGGGTGGCACTTTGAGGAGACGTTGGGGGTGGCGGGGGACGTCGCCAAGCGCTATGCGGACCTTCCCTTGGTGCGGGTCCTGCCGATTCTGAGCCCCGAGGAGCAGGACAAGATTTACGGCCCGCGCCTGTATGCGCGCGATGTGGCGGCGTATAACCGCATGCGCAAGGTGGAACCGCTCAACATGGCGATGGACCCGTACGTCGGGTGGGTCACCGGCCTGCGCCGCGCCGATTCCGAGCACCGCGCCACCGCGCCGGCGCTGAGCTTGGACCGCACCGGCCGGCTGAAGATTTCCCCGATCATTACGTGGGATCTTGACCAGACCGACAAGTACATCAAGGACCACGACCTCATCATTCATCCCCTTACCCTTCAGGGCTACCGTTCCATCGGCTGCGCGCCGCTGACGTTCCCGGTGGGCGAAGGTGAGGACGCGCGCTCCGGGCGCGTATTCGCTGACGGCAAGACAGAATGCGGGTTGCACGAATAA